The Chlorogloeopsis sp. ULAP01 genome has a segment encoding these proteins:
- the mraY gene encoding phospho-N-acetylmuramoyl-pentapeptide-transferase has translation MDAKLSSDQGLNISGIGLVSLLGVGLTTTALFLDGMANRLPWQSNSLTLPLLSCAAISAAAGFFVVPMLQALKTGQIIREDGPQAHLKKAGTPTMGGIFFIPVAVIAACILSNFNTQVLAVSALTLSYGFIGWLDDWQILRRKSNKGISPRTKLVLQISFAAMFCLWLMFNQPSNITNIALPFGLSIPLGFLFWPFAGFVLVAESNATNLTDGIDGLAGGTVAIALLALGVLVAPASLGMMIFCAALSGSCLGFLAHNRNPARIFMGDTGSLALGGALAAVGLLTNSLVILFILSGIFFVETLSVMAQVSYYKATKGPDGKGKRLFKMAPLHHHLELSGWSELQVVTAFYLINAILAAICLAIA, from the coding sequence GTGGACGCTAAATTGTCTTCCGATCAGGGGCTAAACATTTCTGGTATCGGCCTAGTTTCTTTACTAGGTGTAGGGCTAACTACTACTGCACTCTTTTTAGATGGAATGGCGAATCGGTTGCCTTGGCAAAGCAATTCGCTCACCCTGCCTTTGTTGTCCTGTGCTGCAATCTCAGCAGCAGCAGGTTTTTTTGTAGTGCCAATGCTACAAGCACTCAAAACAGGGCAAATTATCCGTGAAGATGGGCCTCAAGCTCATTTAAAGAAAGCGGGTACACCAACAATGGGGGGTATATTTTTTATCCCAGTAGCAGTAATCGCTGCTTGTATATTGTCTAATTTTAATACACAAGTATTGGCTGTTTCTGCATTAACACTGAGTTATGGTTTTATTGGTTGGCTCGACGACTGGCAGATTTTACGTCGCAAGTCCAATAAAGGTATTTCTCCAAGGACAAAACTAGTTCTCCAAATTAGTTTTGCGGCTATGTTCTGTCTATGGTTAATGTTTAATCAGCCTTCTAATATTACAAATATTGCTTTACCTTTTGGTTTATCTATACCTTTAGGCTTTTTATTTTGGCCTTTTGCTGGTTTTGTATTGGTGGCAGAAAGTAATGCTACTAATTTAACAGATGGCATCGATGGTTTAGCAGGAGGAACGGTAGCGATCGCATTATTGGCATTAGGTGTGCTCGTTGCTCCAGCTTCGCTGGGAATGATGATTTTCTGTGCTGCCTTGAGCGGTAGTTGCTTAGGGTTTTTGGCACACAATCGCAATCCTGCCCGTATTTTCATGGGGGATACTGGTTCTTTAGCACTGGGAGGTGCTTTGGCAGCAGTAGGATTGCTGACTAACAGCTTAGTTATATTATTTATTCTCAGTGGTATTTTCTTTGTAGAAACTCTTTCTGTCATGGCACAGGTTAGCTACTACAAAGCAACCAAGGGGCCTGATGGTAAAGGAAAGCGTTTATTCAAAATGGCTCCTTTACATCACCATCTGGAACTTTCTGGCTGGTCAGAACTGCAAGTTGTTACTGCTTTCTACCTGATCAATGCTATTTTAGCTGCAATATGTTTGGCAATTGCTTAA
- a CDS encoding DUF6875 domain-containing protein — MQLYTPLEIDNIQQDIPYLLEVMEWVKTFLAKPHPDLGRPGVVCPFVPHSLKSNSIRLAVIRAKNLQPQQVEDIVKNYRDTFLEIEPQDREAGINKAFLLIFPDLDLDDAATLIDSIQQKLKPFFVEEGLMIGEFHKHTETRGLHNQDFYPLRSPVPLIAIRFMVEADLPFLMNANNLHLRIKYLEAYLQRFEKKMKDKIRLNTAYQALALAREKLVTENSTNLISEKQIKMNFSCPFLHQH; from the coding sequence ATGCAGCTCTATACACCACTCGAAATTGACAATATTCAGCAAGACATTCCTTATTTACTTGAAGTAATGGAGTGGGTTAAAACATTTTTGGCAAAACCCCATCCTGATTTAGGTAGACCTGGTGTGGTATGTCCTTTTGTTCCTCACTCACTCAAGTCAAATAGTATTCGTCTAGCAGTTATTCGTGCTAAAAATCTACAGCCACAACAAGTTGAAGATATTGTAAAAAACTATCGAGATACTTTTCTGGAAATAGAACCACAAGATAGAGAAGCTGGTATCAATAAAGCTTTTTTACTCATTTTTCCTGATCTCGATTTAGACGATGCTGCCACACTTATTGATAGTATTCAACAAAAACTCAAACCTTTCTTTGTTGAAGAAGGACTCATGATCGGAGAATTTCACAAGCATACAGAAACGAGAGGACTACACAATCAAGATTTCTATCCACTGCGTAGTCCTGTTCCCCTAATAGCTATACGTTTTATGGTTGAAGCTGATTTACCTTTTCTGATGAATGCAAATAATCTACATTTACGTATTAAATATCTAGAAGCATATTTACAGCGTTTTGAGAAAAAAATGAAGGATAAAATCCGGTTAAATACAGCTTATCAAGCACTAGCTTTAGCCAGAGAAAAACTTGTCACAGAAAATTCTACTAATCTAATATCTGAGAAGCAAATAAAGATGAATTTTTCCTGTCCATTTCTACACCAACACTAA
- a CDS encoding PAP/fibrillin family protein, with the protein MIAKAALLEAIAGKNRGLLATEQDKQAILIAIANLEDLNPTPRPLEASDLLDGNWRLLYTTSKALLNLDRFPLCKLGEIYQCIRVQTNSVYNIAEIYGLPLLEGLVSVAAKFEPVSQRRVQVKFERSIIGLQRLISYKSSEKFIQQIETGQKFTAVDFPLNSNEQQGWLDITYLDQDLRIGRGNEGSVFVLAKA; encoded by the coding sequence ATGATTGCAAAAGCAGCTCTTTTAGAAGCAATTGCTGGCAAGAACCGTGGACTTTTAGCAACTGAGCAGGATAAACAAGCTATCTTAATTGCGATCGCCAATTTGGAAGATCTCAACCCCACACCACGTCCACTCGAAGCTAGCGATTTGCTCGATGGCAATTGGCGACTACTTTACACTACTAGCAAAGCTCTATTGAACCTCGACCGCTTTCCCTTATGCAAGCTTGGAGAAATTTACCAGTGTATCCGCGTCCAAACTAATAGCGTTTACAATATAGCCGAGATTTATGGATTGCCTTTACTCGAAGGTTTAGTCAGCGTTGCTGCGAAATTTGAGCCAGTTTCCCAAAGGCGCGTGCAAGTAAAATTTGAGCGTTCAATTATTGGTTTACAGCGCTTAATTAGCTATAAGTCTTCAGAAAAATTTATCCAACAAATTGAAACTGGGCAAAAGTTTACTGCTGTTGATTTTCCTCTTAACAGTAACGAACAACAGGGATGGTTAGATATCACCTATCTAGATCAGGATTTGCGGATTGGCAGGGGCAACGAGGGAAGTGTATTTGTTTTGGCAAAAGCATGA
- a CDS encoding DUF3134 domain-containing protein — protein sequence MLNSPLREQPRNQRAAVIPLKQESSLLDWLQASGRLIARDNHEQDFSEENEEEISEFLGGEDGIGDYDFDDDDDIVPDEE from the coding sequence ATGCTGAATTCTCCATTACGTGAACAACCTCGCAACCAGCGCGCCGCCGTTATACCATTAAAGCAAGAGTCCTCACTTTTGGATTGGTTACAAGCTAGCGGTCGTCTGATTGCACGGGATAATCATGAACAGGATTTTTCTGAAGAAAATGAAGAAGAAATTTCCGAATTTCTGGGCGGTGAGGATGGAATTGGTGATTACGACTTTGATGACGATGATGACATCGTTCCAGACGAAGAATAA
- a CDS encoding EndoU domain-containing protein, translating into MLLKIEIFILLLAFPILLTNSVEAQQQDNKFLPFFDNEDNPVPLRFPPKQQLDISPPPPKLNAFDQAVLNICGSVGTRVKPSQFQQLLSYYPDVLEKLQKVSGGELRSGRREKSEFLQDLTTIWFQRRGFEHIFCGEIYNENDIGGLHFYGRYLQLQSQGIGGRLPNNQARGEVVPGVIYTMGVIIQQGDRIVKDEIKGYGYLSNAQEILLDATKIFKLQGNRSGACIYNVQDWETGKTFPTVFVKKEQAIITFYPDATPEGEACKR; encoded by the coding sequence ATGTTGTTAAAAATAGAAATATTTATTTTGTTGCTAGCTTTTCCAATTTTGTTAACTAATTCAGTCGAAGCGCAACAACAAGATAACAAGTTTCTGCCTTTTTTTGATAACGAAGATAACCCAGTCCCTCTGAGGTTTCCTCCCAAGCAGCAGTTAGATATTTCACCTCCACCACCAAAACTAAATGCATTTGATCAAGCAGTTCTTAATATCTGTGGTTCTGTTGGTACGAGAGTCAAACCTAGTCAATTTCAACAGCTTTTATCCTATTATCCAGATGTGTTAGAAAAACTTCAAAAAGTTAGTGGCGGTGAATTGCGTTCGGGGCGGAGAGAAAAATCTGAATTTTTACAAGATTTAACTACTATTTGGTTTCAAAGAAGAGGCTTTGAACACATTTTTTGTGGCGAAATATATAACGAAAATGATATAGGTGGCCTACATTTTTACGGCAGATATTTGCAGTTACAAAGTCAGGGAATTGGTGGACGTCTTCCCAACAATCAAGCACGAGGTGAAGTAGTTCCTGGTGTAATTTATACGATGGGAGTCATAATTCAACAGGGCGATCGCATAGTTAAAGATGAGATTAAAGGCTATGGTTACCTTAGCAACGCCCAAGAAATTCTTTTAGATGCAACTAAAATTTTTAAACTCCAAGGAAATAGATCAGGAGCTTGTATTTATAATGTGCAGGATTGGGAAACAGGTAAAACTTTCCCTACCGTTTTTGTTAAGAAAGAACAGGCAATTATTACGTTTTATCCTGATGCTACTCCTGAGGGAGAGGCTTGTAAAAGGTGA